In Gimesia chilikensis, one DNA window encodes the following:
- a CDS encoding GNAT family N-acetyltransferase, whose protein sequence is MNMNLTCTQHDLSRDPEIEKAAPFDDLQISFYAVQMEDLQPMSQFYQNWLALFEQDSHALLNHHPDYLLYLQPQLKKSFPDRPSYVMFCRHQGKLVAAGICCPKDISTKTLRGMGPARVLQGYYLKGNSFLLEQAYQDNSAFLEFLLETTLKFCQQQHGAFLFLEDVHLDSPVKACLDRMEGRCLTYSHTGFQPRSLIRFPENAADYWNQFRSKSRRKHRKMIRDNSHLKLVRITEPDQIADFLSAAHQVSKNSWQSQRLGLRVKNNEREVNELMFYALHGALRSYLLMDGDRPVAFKISNQFQGVFNDLEFGFDLDYASASPGETLLLLILEDLTEYDSPRTYDFGEGDAQYKQRYSSEITHSGAVMLLSKTLKNKSLLCYLNSSRRIDQAARHLLKTSGIYTGLRQLVRYGKLGSR, encoded by the coding sequence ATGAATATGAATTTAACCTGTACTCAGCACGATCTGTCACGCGACCCGGAAATAGAAAAAGCCGCGCCGTTTGACGATCTGCAAATCAGTTTCTATGCCGTGCAGATGGAAGACCTGCAACCGATGTCCCAGTTCTACCAGAACTGGCTGGCACTGTTTGAACAGGATTCACACGCACTATTGAACCATCACCCGGATTATCTATTGTACCTGCAACCGCAGTTAAAGAAATCGTTCCCGGATCGCCCCAGTTACGTGATGTTTTGCCGTCACCAGGGCAAGCTGGTTGCTGCAGGCATCTGTTGTCCTAAAGACATCAGCACGAAGACACTGCGTGGTATGGGACCGGCTCGAGTGCTGCAAGGCTATTATTTAAAGGGTAACAGTTTTCTGCTGGAGCAGGCATACCAGGATAATTCTGCGTTTCTGGAATTCCTGCTGGAGACGACGCTCAAATTCTGTCAGCAGCAACATGGAGCATTTCTGTTTCTGGAAGATGTGCACCTCGACTCGCCCGTGAAAGCCTGTCTGGATCGGATGGAAGGACGTTGCTTGACCTATTCCCATACGGGTTTTCAGCCGCGCAGCCTGATTCGCTTCCCGGAAAATGCTGCTGATTACTGGAACCAGTTCCGGTCTAAATCACGTCGTAAGCATCGCAAAATGATCCGGGATAACAGCCATCTCAAGCTGGTGCGGATCACTGAACCAGACCAGATCGCCGACTTCCTGAGTGCAGCTCATCAGGTTTCGAAAAACTCCTGGCAGAGTCAGCGCCTGGGATTGCGCGTGAAAAACAATGAACGGGAAGTCAACGAACTGATGTTCTACGCGTTGCACGGTGCCTTGCGTTCTTATCTGCTGATGGACGGAGATCGCCCCGTGGCGTTCAAAATCAGCAACCAGTTTCAGGGCGTTTTCAACGATCTCGAATTCGGTTTTGATCTGGATTACGCCAGCGCGTCACCGGGTGAAACGCTGTTATTACTGATCCTCGAAGATCTGACCGAGTATGACTCGCCCCGCACTTACGACTTCGGCGAAGGCGATGCGCAATACAAGCAGCGTTACAGCTCCGAGATCACGCACAGCGGTGCCGTGATGTTGTTGTCGAAAACGTTAAAAAACAAGAGCCTGCTCTGCTATCTGAATTCCTCTCGCAGGATTGATCAGGCAGCACGACACCTGTTGAAAACCTCCGGCATTTATACCGGTCTGCGACAACTGGTGCGATATGGAAAACTGGGCAGCAGGTAA
- a CDS encoding glycosyltransferase, protein MSTIEITSSNETNAAAQKSASRLRVCHLSLTLCTGGLERLLVDFARFHNAEEFELEFVALGEMGAPAEEIQKLGCPVIPFPLTASGKLGRIRQLKEFFLEKNYDLLHTHNAYPHFYGTLAGRLAGIPAIIQTRHGRRFGETFNERLQFALASRLADRVIPVSDDTGNRCRSVGWLNERKVTRIWNGIDLDRFAFSGPAAEMRAITVSRLSPEKDLATMLQAVRLVVDSIPEFELMIVGDGPERAKLEQITTELNLESHVRFLGERNDVPDLLTQAGFYVSSSLTEGISLTLLEAMSVGLPIVATAVGGNPEIVQQPETGLLVPAANASLLAEAICQMCTQPQKWLTMGQSARERVEQHFNVRSMIKDYEILYQQILNLQVK, encoded by the coding sequence ATGAGCACCATCGAAATCACTTCCAGCAACGAAACCAATGCCGCAGCTCAGAAATCGGCATCGCGGCTCCGGGTCTGTCATCTGAGCCTGACTCTGTGCACGGGCGGACTGGAGCGTTTACTGGTCGATTTTGCCCGGTTCCATAATGCAGAGGAATTCGAACTCGAATTCGTCGCGCTGGGAGAGATGGGAGCCCCTGCGGAAGAGATCCAGAAACTGGGCTGCCCCGTCATTCCCTTTCCGCTGACCGCCTCGGGTAAGCTGGGACGTATCCGTCAGTTGAAGGAGTTCTTTCTGGAGAAGAACTACGACCTGCTGCACACGCATAATGCGTACCCTCATTTTTACGGCACGCTGGCCGGGCGTCTCGCCGGGATCCCCGCGATCATCCAGACACGCCACGGCCGCCGCTTCGGAGAGACCTTTAACGAGCGGCTGCAGTTTGCGCTGGCCAGCCGCCTGGCGGATCGCGTGATTCCTGTCTCGGATGACACGGGAAACCGCTGTCGCTCAGTGGGCTGGTTGAATGAGCGTAAAGTGACCCGCATCTGGAACGGGATCGACCTGGATCGCTTTGCCTTTTCCGGACCGGCGGCAGAGATGCGGGCGATTACCGTTTCGCGACTGTCGCCTGAAAAGGATCTTGCGACGATGCTGCAAGCGGTGCGGCTGGTCGTTGATTCGATTCCTGAATTCGAGCTGATGATCGTGGGAGATGGTCCCGAACGCGCGAAACTGGAACAGATCACAACTGAACTCAACCTGGAATCCCATGTGCGTTTCCTGGGAGAGCGGAATGACGTCCCTGACCTGCTGACTCAAGCCGGCTTTTACGTTTCTTCTTCTCTGACAGAAGGAATTTCACTGACCCTGCTGGAAGCCATGTCGGTCGGATTACCGATTGTGGCTACGGCCGTCGGTGGAAATCCGGAGATTGTCCAGCAACCGGAAACCGGCCTGCTGGTCCCCGCGGCGAATGCGTCGCTGCTTGCGGAGGCCATCTGTCAAATGTGTACTCAGCCTCAGAAATGGCTGACTATGGGCCAGTCGGCCCGCGAACGTGTCGAACAGCACTTCAATGTGCGTTCAATGATCAAAGACTACGAAATCCTGTATCAACAGATTTTGAATCTACAAGTTAAGTGA
- a CDS encoding GNAT family N-acetyltransferase, with product MTLLDCSHQTIDTLSNASATQETAQALSLAQYDSNQRAACLEVWKTVEAQFSEVPLMCSHVWTSTWIEYFGDLVPYSFVVATKDNAPCGICLVTEGVAQFDGPLAVNTLHLGTAGEPASDSACVEYNALLVPTELQSAFMQGMMELLEKNKNWDAIHFDGFASDELEAWNLPVSEEGYRKIESRYFDLKLIREEEREVISGFGYSTRKNLRKNMKSYGDLNEQWAESVAEAEDIFADLVELHQTRWQKEGEPGSYASQRFTDFHKALIQKLVPSGQMGLFRVKLGEDIIGCVQVLIDRNRVLCYQGGSAEYQGKLSPGVIADYLCIEECFRRGFDAYDFLAGNSHHKQKMSTHHSYLTWAQVKRPRWKFTALNTLRKIKQTMQLIQKSNADEE from the coding sequence ATGACTTTACTCGACTGTTCTCACCAGACAATTGATACGCTTTCCAATGCTTCTGCCACACAGGAGACGGCACAGGCGCTGTCACTGGCTCAGTATGACAGCAACCAGCGTGCAGCCTGTCTGGAAGTCTGGAAAACAGTAGAAGCACAATTCTCCGAGGTTCCCCTGATGTGTTCGCACGTCTGGACGTCAACCTGGATCGAATACTTCGGCGACCTGGTCCCCTACTCGTTCGTCGTGGCGACCAAAGACAATGCCCCCTGCGGGATCTGTCTCGTGACCGAAGGGGTCGCGCAGTTCGACGGTCCGCTGGCTGTCAATACGCTGCACCTGGGAACGGCGGGTGAACCGGCGTCCGACAGTGCGTGTGTGGAATACAATGCCCTGCTCGTCCCCACCGAATTACAGTCCGCCTTCATGCAGGGAATGATGGAACTGCTTGAGAAAAACAAAAACTGGGATGCGATTCACTTTGACGGCTTTGCCAGTGATGAGCTGGAAGCCTGGAACCTGCCCGTTTCCGAAGAGGGTTACCGCAAAATCGAAAGTCGCTATTTCGACCTCAAGCTGATCCGGGAGGAAGAACGGGAAGTCATTTCCGGCTTTGGTTATTCCACTCGTAAGAATCTGCGGAAGAACATGAAATCATACGGCGACCTGAATGAACAATGGGCGGAGAGCGTTGCCGAAGCGGAGGACATCTTTGCGGATCTGGTCGAGTTACACCAGACACGCTGGCAGAAAGAGGGGGAACCTGGTTCCTATGCCAGCCAGCGATTTACCGATTTCCATAAGGCACTAATCCAGAAACTGGTTCCCAGCGGACAGATGGGGTTGTTCCGCGTCAAGCTCGGGGAAGACATCATCGGTTGCGTGCAGGTCCTGATCGACCGCAACCGCGTGCTGTGCTACCAGGGTGGTTCTGCGGAATACCAGGGGAAACTGAGCCCGGGTGTGATCGCGGATTATCTCTGTATCGAAGAGTGCTTCCGTCGTGGATTCGATGCCTATGATTTCCTGGCCGGAAACAGCCACCACAAACAGAAGATGAGCACACATCACAGCTATCTCACATGGGCACAGGTGAAGCGCCCCCGCTGGAAATTCACCGCATTGAATACCCTGCGCAAAATCAAACAGACCATGCAGCTGATTCAGAAATCGAACGCCGACGAAGAATAA